Proteins encoded in a region of the Haloarchaeobius salinus genome:
- the mptA gene encoding GTP cyclohydrolase MptA: MSEQLPDVQASSPDVTVGLSQVGVTGVEKLVKLARPEKRPIVLTAEFEVFVDLPSWRKGADMSRNMEVIDETLEAATREEAYRVEDVCGDAAERLLEKHDYTSKAEVRMEAELMTRERTPESDKETQSTIDVIASATATGEGTREEIGARVVGMTVCPCSQGMSAARARRVLDDLGVDDETAEAFLDEVPQPGHSQRGHATLTVESEDAPEVDLMNLVDVARDAMSARIYNLAKRPDEDYMTYHSHANAKFVEDCVRSMAEDVVTEFPDLPDSAVVTMKQSNDESIHQHNAHAERVVEMGTLRGEVDGRN, translated from the coding sequence ATGAGTGAGCAACTCCCCGACGTGCAGGCGTCGAGCCCCGACGTGACCGTCGGGCTGAGCCAGGTCGGCGTGACGGGCGTCGAGAAGCTCGTCAAGCTGGCCCGTCCCGAGAAGCGTCCCATCGTGCTGACAGCGGAGTTCGAGGTGTTCGTCGACCTCCCGTCGTGGCGCAAGGGCGCGGACATGTCCCGGAACATGGAGGTCATCGACGAGACGCTGGAGGCTGCGACCCGCGAGGAGGCCTACCGCGTCGAGGACGTCTGTGGCGACGCCGCCGAGCGCCTGCTCGAGAAGCACGACTACACGAGCAAGGCCGAGGTCCGCATGGAGGCCGAACTGATGACCCGGGAGCGGACTCCCGAATCCGACAAGGAGACCCAGTCCACCATCGACGTCATCGCCTCCGCGACCGCGACCGGGGAGGGCACCCGCGAGGAGATCGGTGCCCGGGTCGTCGGCATGACCGTCTGTCCCTGCTCGCAGGGGATGTCAGCCGCCCGCGCCCGCCGCGTGCTCGACGACCTCGGCGTCGACGACGAGACCGCCGAGGCGTTCCTCGACGAGGTGCCCCAGCCGGGGCACTCCCAGCGCGGCCACGCCACGCTGACCGTCGAGAGCGAGGACGCCCCCGAGGTCGACCTGATGAACCTCGTCGACGTGGCCCGGGACGCGATGTCCGCCCGCATCTACAACCTCGCGAAGCGCCCCGACGAGGACTACATGACCTACCACTCCCACGCCAACGCGAAGTTCGTCGAGGACTGCGTGCGCTCGATGGCCGAGGACGTGGTGACGGAGTTCCCCGACCTCCCCGACAGCGCCGTCGTGACGATGAAGCAGTCGAACGACGAGTCCATCCACCAGCACAACGCCCACGCCGAGCGGGTCGTCGAGATGGGGACGCTGCGGGGCGAGGTCGACGGGAGGAACTGA
- a CDS encoding KaiC domain-containing protein, with the protein MSDDDELDWFERAVRERRDDREEDERTGDDRTSSDAGDTEAAGDDAPASDPWEQLESADVDAGEGGDPDGKPDSTLEDHAEPDDDDDDGGLFDDDFGAAMGDIQLPDTGGGSDGGGMGGGTGPDIGEMDGTVGEFDPGEFDMGDGGGQFGMGGGGSLGGSSFDDDEFDSDLPRIDLGIKGLDEMIQGGVPERSLMVTIGSAGTGKTTFGLQFLNEALANGERAIFITLEESSERVVNSAVEKGMPFDEYVEDDRLAVVDIDPIEMANGLASIRSDLPRLIEQFGATRLVLDSVSLLEMMYDSRAKRRTEVYDFTQSLKNSGITTMLTSEASEDSPFVSRHGIVEYLTDAVFILQYVRPSDFRETRLAVEIQKIRDANHSRETKPYEITDKGISVHRQANIF; encoded by the coding sequence ATGAGTGACGACGACGAGCTCGACTGGTTCGAGAGAGCGGTTCGAGAGCGCCGTGACGACCGGGAGGAGGACGAGCGAACGGGCGACGACAGGACGTCGTCGGACGCGGGCGACACCGAGGCCGCGGGCGACGACGCACCGGCGTCCGACCCGTGGGAACAGCTCGAATCCGCTGACGTCGACGCCGGCGAAGGCGGGGACCCGGACGGGAAACCCGACAGCACCCTCGAGGACCACGCAGAGCCCGACGACGATGACGACGACGGCGGGCTGTTCGACGACGACTTCGGCGCGGCGATGGGCGACATCCAGCTCCCCGACACCGGCGGCGGCTCCGACGGGGGTGGGATGGGCGGCGGAACGGGCCCCGACATCGGCGAGATGGACGGCACCGTCGGCGAGTTCGACCCCGGCGAGTTCGACATGGGCGACGGCGGCGGCCAGTTCGGCATGGGCGGCGGTGGCAGCCTCGGCGGCTCCAGCTTCGACGACGACGAGTTCGACTCCGACCTGCCCCGCATCGACCTCGGCATCAAGGGCCTCGACGAGATGATACAGGGCGGCGTGCCCGAGCGCTCGCTGATGGTCACCATCGGCTCCGCCGGGACCGGGAAGACGACCTTCGGGCTGCAGTTCCTGAACGAGGCGCTGGCGAACGGCGAGCGCGCCATCTTCATCACGCTGGAGGAGAGCAGCGAGCGCGTCGTCAACTCCGCCGTCGAGAAGGGGATGCCGTTCGACGAGTACGTCGAGGACGACCGGCTCGCCGTCGTCGATATCGACCCCATCGAGATGGCCAACGGCCTCGCCTCCATCCGCTCGGACCTGCCCCGGCTCATCGAGCAGTTCGGCGCGACCAGACTCGTCCTCGACTCCGTCTCGCTGCTGGAGATGATGTACGACTCGCGGGCCAAGCGCCGGACCGAGGTGTACGACTTCACGCAGAGCCTGAAGAACTCCGGCATCACGACGATGCTGACCAGCGAGGCCAGCGAGGACTCCCCGTTCGTCTCCCGCCACGGCATCGTCGAGTACCTCACCGACGCCGTGTTCATCCTCCAGTACGTCCGCCCCTCCGACTTCAGGGAGACGCGCCTCGCCGTGGAGATACAGAAGATACGCGACGCGAACCACTCCCGCGAGACGAAGCCCTACGAGATCACCGACAAGGGCATCTCGGTCCACCGGCAGGCGAACATCTTCTGA
- the hmgA gene encoding hydroxymethylglutaryl-CoA reductase (NADPH), whose amino-acid sequence MTDPATLADRVRAGELRLHELEAHADHDTAAEARRLVLEAETDADLSTTGSYAFDAEVADSAIENMAGATQVPFGVAGPVTVDGGSADGEYYLPLATAEGALVASVNRGLSVIESAGGANARVTKSGMTRAPVFRTAGVVESAEVVEWVREHEAELAEAAESTTSHGELLDVTPYVVGDAVYLRFRYDTKDAMGMNMATIATEAACEVVAAETPAELVALSGNLCTDKKPAAVNAVEGRGRSVTADVVIPDEVVEERLHTTAAAIAEANTRKNLVGSAKAGSLGFNAQAANIVAAAFIATGQDPAQVVEGSNAITTAEEREDGLYLSVSLASLEVGTVGGGTKLPTQSEALDVLGLAGGGEPAGANADALAEVVAAGALAGELSLLAALASDHLASAHEELGR is encoded by the coding sequence ATGACAGACCCGGCGACGCTCGCCGACCGCGTTCGGGCGGGCGAACTGCGGCTCCACGAACTCGAAGCGCACGCCGACCACGACACCGCCGCGGAGGCGCGCAGACTCGTTCTCGAGGCCGAGACCGACGCCGACCTCTCGACGACCGGCAGCTACGCGTTCGACGCCGAGGTCGCGGACTCGGCCATCGAGAACATGGCGGGGGCGACCCAGGTGCCGTTCGGCGTCGCCGGGCCGGTGACCGTCGACGGCGGGTCGGCTGACGGCGAGTACTACCTGCCGCTGGCGACGGCCGAGGGGGCGCTCGTCGCGTCGGTGAACCGCGGGCTGTCGGTCATCGAGTCGGCGGGCGGAGCGAACGCCCGGGTGACGAAGTCGGGTATGACGCGTGCGCCGGTGTTCCGCACTGCGGGTGTCGTCGAGTCGGCCGAGGTCGTCGAGTGGGTCCGCGAGCACGAGGCCGAACTCGCCGAGGCGGCGGAGTCGACGACGAGCCACGGCGAGTTGCTCGACGTGACGCCGTACGTCGTCGGCGACGCGGTGTACCTGCGGTTCCGCTACGACACGAAGGACGCGATGGGGATGAACATGGCGACCATCGCGACGGAGGCGGCCTGTGAGGTCGTCGCGGCGGAGACACCGGCCGAACTCGTCGCGCTCTCGGGCAACCTCTGTACGGACAAGAAGCCCGCGGCGGTCAACGCCGTCGAGGGTCGCGGTCGGTCGGTCACCGCGGACGTCGTGATCCCCGACGAGGTCGTCGAGGAGCGCCTGCACACGACGGCGGCGGCCATCGCCGAGGCGAACACCCGGAAGAACCTCGTCGGGAGCGCGAAGGCGGGGTCGCTCGGCTTCAACGCGCAGGCGGCGAACATCGTCGCGGCGGCGTTCATCGCCACCGGGCAGGACCCCGCCCAGGTCGTCGAGGGGTCGAACGCTATCACGACGGCCGAGGAGCGCGAGGACGGGCTCTACCTCTCGGTGTCGCTCGCCTCGCTGGAGGTCGGCACCGTCGGTGGGGGGACGAAGCTGCCGACGCAGTCCGAGGCGCTCGACGTGCTGGGGCTCGCCGGTGGCGGCGAGCCGGCGGGGGCGAACGCGGACGCGCTGGCGGAGGTCGTCGCGGCCGGCGCGCTCGCCGGCGAGCTGTCGCTGCTGGCGGCGCTCGCGTCGGACCACCTCGCGTCCGCCCACGAGGAGCTGGGCCGGTAA
- a CDS encoding vWA domain-containing protein, which produces MRGQGISTERARGVSEVTGVVLLFGIVIAGAAILFVSGTAVTESIQDNNEVRSAEIAMSNVDSELGSLSMSGSGTGRELDLGSMSANDAVINRTGRIRVSVNDRSACAATVPLTALEYHHESGTTIVYESGAVWRADETGGVSQLSAPGVRYQEQTLQLDLVNLSGTVDDSTIDVQKNSSRSAAMSEAVRSQLFSGACGDPDSFRNLSLSVTSAYHEAWQRHLEGEFGASQVSRTGPETVEVEIPRSMLPPEYDNRRNTVVDFDDGRLVTGQIVSEGSLAAAGVASGDDDVLAIDKGEGNTYRSSLTLLGSANANATAQPVEENTPGDPLVGWNNSTVSLDDSSTVELTHEEPIYEQQQQWNNWTEEVPTNETLEIVFVMDESGSMADGSKMDEAQDAAHEFIQTVESTVNGTEPRYSVVGYTSNEHCSWSDRYRDYHRGRYRWVCEADTPADITQHHPLNTDEQGAHDAIDGLEPQGNTPISQSIEEAADVLQTEGNSSNEQFIVLLTDGRHNVDDDPNGYVRWPDEAAAQEVPTGVTLHSVGFGDPDDVILEATADATTDGEYYPVSDSEDLSETFAEIAENVSTRTIHHNESYNETVLVGVEETTETVSVSNTSQFDVNLSTTRALTETEAENLSVGDTVRVNGTGSSSIDEEETVSMEFTVQRFDEASNSTYTTTVSRTVEFSYDETVTGAVNDTVTLESRHLDTDTTYERYLLHPQATLAVETGGSATTLWDGRNLNNWTADGVTLDSFASEEFVLADGAETSFQPTFRECVANETTGGTATIGGTEYQQTYCTAAGGTMLSDGETEVHVYGNDTQILADSSLAWQESVREMLDTPDGQYYRETPSGELYTDLPCDNQAIVLVEATDNGTQSDANNMVFLADVGRCSEDVEMSYLVGVDVSVVSTSENSTRVVAGPPVASVDADALLSVDAPTQSTLAVHAPARERAT; this is translated from the coding sequence ATGAGGGGACAAGGCATATCGACGGAGCGGGCACGTGGTGTATCCGAAGTTACAGGTGTGGTCCTGTTGTTCGGTATCGTCATCGCCGGGGCAGCGATCCTGTTCGTCTCCGGGACGGCGGTGACGGAGAGCATCCAGGACAACAACGAGGTCAGGTCGGCCGAGATCGCGATGTCGAACGTCGACAGCGAGCTCGGCTCGCTCTCGATGTCCGGCTCGGGCACCGGGCGTGAGCTGGACCTCGGGAGCATGTCGGCCAACGACGCCGTCATCAACCGGACCGGCCGGATACGGGTCAGCGTGAACGACAGGAGCGCCTGCGCGGCGACGGTCCCCCTGACGGCGCTCGAGTACCACCACGAGAGCGGGACGACCATCGTCTACGAGTCCGGTGCGGTCTGGCGTGCCGACGAGACCGGCGGTGTCTCCCAGCTCAGCGCCCCGGGCGTGCGCTACCAGGAGCAGACCCTCCAGCTCGACCTCGTCAACCTCTCCGGCACCGTCGACGACTCGACCATCGACGTCCAGAAGAACAGCTCGCGCTCCGCGGCGATGTCCGAGGCGGTCCGGTCCCAGCTCTTCTCCGGTGCCTGTGGCGACCCCGACAGCTTCCGCAACCTCTCCCTCTCGGTGACGAGCGCGTACCACGAGGCGTGGCAGCGCCACCTCGAGGGCGAGTTCGGCGCGAGCCAGGTCAGCCGGACCGGTCCCGAGACGGTCGAAGTCGAAATCCCGCGATCGATGCTCCCGCCGGAGTACGACAACCGCCGCAACACCGTCGTCGACTTCGACGACGGGCGGCTCGTGACCGGACAGATAGTCTCCGAGGGCAGCCTGGCGGCGGCCGGCGTCGCGAGCGGCGACGACGACGTGCTCGCCATAGACAAGGGCGAGGGGAACACCTACCGGAGCTCGCTCACCCTGCTCGGCTCCGCCAACGCGAACGCGACCGCCCAGCCGGTCGAGGAGAACACCCCCGGTGACCCCCTCGTCGGCTGGAACAACTCCACGGTGTCTCTCGACGACAGTTCGACCGTCGAGCTGACCCACGAGGAACCGATCTACGAGCAGCAACAGCAGTGGAACAACTGGACCGAGGAGGTCCCCACGAACGAGACCCTCGAGATCGTCTTCGTGATGGACGAGTCCGGCTCGATGGCCGACGGCTCGAAGATGGACGAGGCGCAGGACGCGGCCCACGAGTTCATCCAGACCGTCGAGTCCACCGTCAACGGGACCGAGCCGCGCTACAGTGTCGTCGGCTACACGTCGAACGAACACTGCTCCTGGTCGGACCGGTACCGGGACTACCATCGGGGTCGATACAGGTGGGTCTGTGAGGCCGACACGCCGGCGGACATCACCCAGCACCACCCCCTGAACACCGACGAGCAGGGAGCCCACGACGCTATCGACGGGCTCGAACCGCAGGGCAACACGCCAATCAGTCAGTCCATCGAGGAGGCAGCCGACGTCCTCCAGACCGAGGGCAACAGCTCGAACGAACAGTTCATCGTGCTGCTGACCGACGGTCGGCACAACGTCGACGACGACCCGAACGGCTACGTCCGCTGGCCCGACGAGGCAGCCGCACAGGAGGTCCCGACGGGCGTGACCCTGCACAGCGTCGGTTTCGGTGACCCGGACGACGTGATACTCGAGGCGACCGCCGATGCGACCACCGACGGCGAGTACTACCCGGTCTCGGACTCCGAAGACCTCAGCGAGACGTTCGCGGAGATCGCCGAGAACGTCAGTACCCGGACCATCCACCACAACGAGAGCTACAACGAGACGGTCCTGGTCGGCGTCGAGGAGACCACCGAGACGGTCTCGGTGTCCAACACCAGCCAGTTCGACGTGAACCTCTCGACGACCCGCGCGCTCACCGAGACAGAAGCCGAGAACCTCTCGGTCGGCGACACCGTCCGGGTGAACGGCACCGGCTCGTCCAGCATCGACGAGGAGGAGACCGTCTCCATGGAGTTCACCGTCCAGCGGTTCGACGAGGCGTCGAACTCGACGTACACGACGACGGTCTCCCGTACCGTGGAGTTCTCCTACGATGAGACCGTCACCGGTGCGGTGAACGACACGGTGACCCTCGAGAGCCGTCACCTGGACACCGATACGACGTACGAACGCTACCTGCTCCATCCGCAGGCGACGCTCGCCGTCGAGACGGGCGGGAGTGCGACGACGCTCTGGGACGGGCGGAACCTGAACAACTGGACCGCCGACGGCGTCACCCTCGACTCGTTCGCGAGCGAGGAGTTCGTGCTCGCCGACGGTGCGGAGACGAGCTTCCAGCCGACGTTCCGTGAGTGTGTCGCGAACGAGACGACCGGCGGCACGGCCACGATCGGCGGGACGGAGTACCAGCAGACCTACTGTACGGCCGCCGGGGGCACGATGCTGAGCGACGGGGAGACGGAGGTCCACGTCTACGGCAACGACACGCAGATCCTCGCCGACTCCAGCCTCGCGTGGCAGGAGTCGGTCAGGGAGATGCTCGACACGCCCGACGGTCAGTACTACCGGGAGACGCCGAGCGGCGAGCTCTACACCGACCTCCCCTGTGACAACCAGGCGATCGTCCTCGTGGAGGCGACGGACAACGGGACCCAGAGCGACGCGAACAACATGGTGTTCCTCGCCGACGTCGGGCGCTGTTCGGAGGACGTCGAGATGAGCTACCTCGTCGGCGTGGACGTGAGCGTGGTCTCCACGAGCGAGAACAGCACCCGTGTCGTCGCCGGGCCGCCGGTGGCCAGCGTCGACGCCGACGCACTGCTGTCGGTCGATGCACCCACGCAGTCGACACTGGCGGTCCACGCACCGGCGCGCGAGCGCGCGACCTGA
- the icd gene encoding isocitrate dehydrogenase (NADP(+)) translates to MSSDYEHIEKPDSGEKITADGDTLSVPDEPIIPIIHGDGIGKDVGPAAQKVLDAAAEATGRKVHWMEVYAGESAREIYGEDVNLPDETVDAIREHRVAIKGPLTTPVGAGFRSLNVALRQTLDLYANVRPTYYLDGVPSPMKAPEEMDMVTFRENTEDVYAGIEWEQGTDEVQQVKEFVEDEMGMDGIMHDGPIGIGIKPISEKGSKRLVREAIDYAIENDRDTVTLVHKGNIMKFTEGQFGTWGMEVAEEEYPDDEVFAAPDSLWEEQDEVDIPEDAVMVEERLADAMLQWMQLRTDEFDVLAMPNLNGDYLSDAAGAQIGGLGIAPGANFGEGRCLAEPVHGSAPKRAGQDKANPTALILSGRLMFEYLGWEDTGKLIRDAVEQTISNGKVTYDLERQIEGGEKLSTTEYAEEIIANIEQLS, encoded by the coding sequence ATGAGCTCCGACTACGAGCATATCGAGAAACCCGACAGCGGCGAGAAGATCACGGCCGACGGCGACACGCTCTCCGTTCCGGACGAGCCCATCATCCCGATCATCCACGGCGACGGCATCGGGAAGGACGTCGGTCCCGCCGCACAGAAGGTCCTCGACGCCGCCGCGGAGGCGACCGGACGCAAGGTCCACTGGATGGAGGTGTACGCCGGCGAGTCCGCACGCGAGATCTACGGCGAGGACGTCAACCTCCCCGACGAGACCGTCGACGCCATCCGCGAGCACCGTGTCGCCATCAAGGGCCCACTCACGACGCCCGTCGGCGCTGGCTTCCGCAGCCTGAACGTCGCGCTCCGCCAGACGCTCGACCTCTACGCGAACGTCCGCCCGACGTACTACCTCGACGGCGTCCCGTCCCCCATGAAGGCACCCGAGGAGATGGACATGGTGACCTTCCGTGAGAACACCGAGGACGTCTACGCCGGTATCGAGTGGGAGCAGGGCACCGACGAGGTCCAGCAGGTCAAGGAGTTCGTCGAGGACGAGATGGGCATGGACGGCATCATGCACGACGGGCCCATCGGCATCGGCATCAAGCCCATCTCCGAGAAGGGCAGCAAGCGCCTCGTCCGCGAGGCCATCGACTACGCCATCGAGAACGACCGCGACACGGTCACCCTCGTCCACAAGGGCAACATCATGAAGTTCACCGAGGGCCAGTTCGGCACCTGGGGGATGGAGGTCGCCGAGGAGGAGTACCCCGACGACGAGGTCTTCGCCGCACCCGACTCGCTCTGGGAGGAGCAGGACGAGGTCGACATCCCGGAGGACGCCGTCATGGTCGAGGAGCGCCTCGCCGACGCGATGCTCCAGTGGATGCAGCTCCGCACCGACGAGTTCGACGTGCTCGCCATGCCGAACCTCAACGGCGACTACCTCTCCGACGCCGCGGGCGCACAGATCGGCGGTCTCGGCATCGCGCCCGGCGCGAACTTCGGCGAGGGTCGCTGTCTCGCAGAGCCCGTCCACGGTAGCGCACCGAAGCGCGCCGGCCAGGACAAGGCCAACCCGACCGCACTCATCCTCTCCGGCCGCCTGATGTTCGAGTACCTGGGCTGGGAGGACACCGGGAAGCTCATCCGCGACGCCGTCGAGCAGACCATCTCCAACGGCAAGGTCACCTACGACCTCGAGCGCCAGATCGAGGGCGGCGAGAAGCTCTCGACCACGGAGTACGCCGAGGAGATCATCGCGAACATCGAGCAGCTTTCGTAG
- a CDS encoding PAS domain S-box protein, which translates to MNSPSFSARDPSWTPKPDVVDESSVLVVAVDDDEDVSTLTRTDGLDVVGVDSLDAVSTALADRVVDCVVHAPGSGVPAVPETLRAVRDVSATPFVLYARDPDVTTVDDVLMQSGTAYVPRRGTDAVARLLSQIRRLTSEQSLRQALELRERALDQATVGITVANADESLVFVNDGFERLTGYDADEVLGDNCRFLQGEDTDEETVAEIRAALDAENSISTVIRNYRKDGTPFWNQLEITPVEDGSGTVTHYFGFQKDVTERVELEERLRDRNGRLDEFAELVSHDLRGPLSVAQGYLDGIEDEQVGAAADALDRMERLIEDVLTLAREGRSRAEKEPVALETVASRAWTTGETGDLDVVLGDGPGTVQADPERLQTLFENLFRNVVDHAPDATTVRVEATDDGFAVVDDGRGIDPAVADSLFEQGITTDDDGTGFGLAIVATVAEAHGWSVAAVPQDGSGARFEIDCDGGA; encoded by the coding sequence ATGAACAGCCCGTCGTTCTCCGCGCGTGACCCGTCCTGGACACCGAAGCCGGACGTGGTCGACGAGTCGTCGGTGCTCGTCGTCGCCGTGGACGACGACGAGGACGTCTCCACGCTCACGCGGACCGACGGACTCGACGTCGTGGGGGTCGATAGCCTCGATGCGGTGTCGACGGCGCTGGCCGACCGGGTCGTCGACTGCGTGGTCCACGCTCCCGGGTCGGGAGTGCCGGCGGTGCCCGAGACCCTCCGAGCCGTCCGGGACGTGAGCGCGACCCCGTTCGTCCTCTACGCGCGAGACCCCGACGTGACGACCGTGGACGATGTGCTGATGCAGTCCGGGACAGCGTACGTCCCACGGCGTGGGACGGATGCCGTGGCGCGGCTGCTCTCGCAGATCCGGCGGCTGACGTCGGAGCAGTCCCTGCGACAGGCGCTCGAGCTGCGCGAGCGGGCGCTCGACCAGGCGACGGTCGGCATCACCGTGGCGAACGCCGACGAGTCGCTCGTGTTCGTCAACGACGGGTTCGAGCGACTGACCGGCTACGACGCCGACGAGGTGCTCGGCGACAACTGTCGCTTCCTGCAGGGCGAGGACACCGACGAGGAGACGGTCGCGGAGATACGGGCGGCCCTCGATGCCGAAAACTCCATCTCCACGGTCATCAGGAACTACCGGAAGGACGGGACGCCGTTCTGGAACCAGCTGGAGATCACGCCGGTCGAGGACGGTTCGGGGACGGTCACGCACTACTTCGGGTTCCAGAAGGACGTGACCGAGCGGGTCGAGCTCGAGGAGCGCCTGCGCGACCGTAACGGGCGACTCGACGAGTTCGCCGAGCTCGTCAGTCACGACCTCCGTGGCCCGCTCTCGGTCGCCCAGGGCTACCTCGACGGCATCGAGGACGAGCAGGTCGGCGCGGCCGCAGACGCACTCGACCGGATGGAGCGGCTCATCGAGGACGTGCTGACGCTCGCACGCGAGGGACGTTCGCGGGCGGAGAAGGAGCCGGTGGCCCTGGAGACGGTCGCTTCGCGCGCCTGGACGACGGGGGAGACGGGGGACCTCGACGTTGTACTCGGTGACGGGCCCGGGACGGTCCAGGCGGACCCGGAGCGGCTCCAGACGCTGTTCGAGAACCTGTTCCGGAACGTTGTCGACCACGCGCCGGACGCGACGACGGTCCGCGTCGAGGCGACCGACGACGGGTTCGCGGTGGTCGACGACGGACGGGGTATCGATCCGGCGGTCGCGGACTCGCTGTTCGAGCAGGGTATCACCACCGACGACGACGGGACGGGCTTCGGGCTGGCCATCGTCGCGACGGTCGCGGAGGCCCACGGCTGGTCGGTCGCTGCTGTCCCGCAGGACGGGAGTGGAGCGCGGTTCGAGATCGACTGCGACGGCGGTGCCTGA
- a CDS encoding NAD(+)/NADH kinase yields the protein MKVGLVAQKENARAARLAGQLRGMLREQDVTVVVDTATAAALDVPGVEPSAMDDADLAVSIGGDGTFLFTARGVGTVPIVGVNLGEVGFLNAVSPGDAVDVVHEEVERFRSTGTVRTREMSRLRARGDGWDLDPAVNEIVVQGAQRGHGNGGEFELRVDGELYSCSAADGVLVATPAGSTAYNMSEGGPLVRPEVDAVVVTEMCAGEPMPSLVSAADSTVTVRIDDAEMGYVISDGRAQQELEPPTTITVERASEPVRLAGPPSEFFKALDKLD from the coding sequence ATGAAGGTCGGCCTGGTCGCCCAGAAGGAGAACGCTCGTGCGGCCCGCCTCGCGGGACAGCTCCGCGGGATGCTCCGCGAGCAGGACGTGACGGTCGTCGTCGACACCGCCACCGCAGCGGCGCTCGACGTGCCCGGTGTCGAGCCGTCGGCGATGGACGACGCCGACCTCGCGGTGAGCATCGGCGGCGACGGGACGTTCCTCTTCACCGCCCGCGGCGTCGGGACGGTCCCCATCGTCGGCGTCAACCTCGGCGAGGTCGGGTTCCTGAACGCCGTCTCGCCCGGCGACGCCGTCGACGTGGTGCACGAGGAGGTCGAGCGCTTCAGGTCCACGGGCACCGTCCGCACCCGGGAGATGAGCCGCCTCCGCGCCAGGGGCGACGGCTGGGACCTCGACCCGGCGGTCAACGAGATCGTCGTCCAGGGGGCCCAGCGCGGCCACGGCAACGGCGGCGAGTTCGAGCTGCGTGTCGACGGCGAGCTGTACAGCTGCTCCGCGGCCGACGGCGTGCTCGTCGCTACCCCGGCGGGCAGCACCGCCTACAACATGAGCGAGGGCGGGCCGCTCGTCCGCCCGGAGGTCGACGCCGTTGTCGTCACCGAGATGTGTGCCGGCGAGCCGATGCCGTCGCTGGTCTCCGCCGCCGACAGCACCGTCACCGTACGCATCGACGACGCGGAGATGGGCTACGTCATCAGCGACGGGCGCGCCCAGCAGGAGCTCGAACCGCCGACCACCATCACCGTCGAGCGCGCCAGCGAACCGGTCCGGCTGGCCGGGCCCCCCAGCGAGTTCTTCAAGGCACTCGACAAGCTCGACTGA
- a CDS encoding DUF5817 family protein, protein MYHVVGCSDCGALRIVEGRPETTRCGTCGTRKQFSKVRSFVETDDLDHAREVRASMLANRQGEGDAFAAVDSFAELEDDVADGVLDDEEFLAASGLDVEQVTEAGESATETRGSTSRKETVKNALRELDAPTEEEVVAYAGERGVPADYVERALTKLVRRGEVTESRGQYRLL, encoded by the coding sequence ATGTACCACGTGGTCGGGTGTAGCGACTGCGGCGCGTTGCGGATCGTCGAGGGACGGCCCGAGACCACCCGCTGTGGCACCTGCGGCACCCGCAAGCAGTTCTCAAAGGTCCGGTCGTTCGTCGAGACGGACGACCTCGACCACGCCCGCGAGGTGCGTGCGTCGATGCTGGCGAACCGGCAGGGCGAGGGCGACGCGTTCGCCGCGGTCGACTCCTTCGCCGAACTCGAAGACGACGTGGCCGACGGCGTCCTCGACGACGAGGAGTTCCTCGCGGCGTCGGGCCTCGACGTCGAGCAGGTCACCGAGGCGGGCGAGAGCGCGACCGAGACCCGCGGCTCGACCAGCCGCAAGGAGACGGTGAAGAACGCCCTCCGCGAGCTCGACGCGCCGACCGAGGAGGAGGTCGTCGCCTACGCCGGCGAGCGCGGCGTCCCCGCCGACTACGTCGAGCGCGCGCTGACGAAGCTCGTCCGCCGTGGCGAGGTCACCGAGAGCCGGGGGCAGTACCGCCTGCTCTGA
- a CDS encoding universal stress protein, translated as MERRVLVAYDDSEQSTEALEFALREFGDATLVVLTIVDPGEANSRRAFSMPTFASEWYEEAREDAEARLGEATELATAAGVEVETELVVGRPSKTIVEYAREHDCDHIVTGSHGRSGVSRILLGSVAETVVRRSPVPVTVVR; from the coding sequence ATGGAACGCCGGGTGCTCGTCGCCTACGACGATTCCGAGCAGTCCACGGAGGCGCTGGAGTTCGCACTCCGGGAGTTCGGGGACGCGACGCTGGTCGTGCTCACCATCGTCGACCCGGGGGAGGCGAACTCGCGGCGCGCGTTCTCGATGCCGACGTTCGCCAGCGAGTGGTACGAGGAGGCCCGCGAGGACGCCGAGGCCCGGCTGGGCGAGGCGACCGAACTGGCCACCGCGGCGGGCGTCGAGGTCGAGACCGAACTGGTCGTCGGGCGGCCGTCGAAGACCATCGTCGAGTACGCCAGGGAGCACGACTGCGACCACATCGTCACCGGGAGCCACGGTCGCTCGGGCGTCTCCCGCATCCTGCTCGGGAGCGTCGCCGAGACGGTCGTCAGGCGGTCGCCGGTGCCGGTGACGGTCGTCCGCTGA